ATCCAGGGGGTCATCGATGCGATTGTCCCTTACAAAGATGGTTGGATGATCCTCGACTATAAATCAGACAAGCTACCGGACGATCCGCTCGCTGCCGAAAAACAGATGGCCGATCGTTACCGGACGCAGCTGGGATTATATCGTACCGCTTTGGAGAAAATATGGAAGCAGAAAGTACACAAAGCTTGTCTTTACTTCTTTGACAAATCGCTTGTCGTGGAGGTCGATGCTGATGGAGGAGACCTGTGATTTGTGCGGCCGCTCTCCGGTGAAGACAACGGAACACCATCTGGTCCCGAAACAATATGGAGGCACAGATGGTCCGACGGTCATGCTGTGCAGTGCCTGTCACCGTCAAATTCATGCCCATTTCACTAATGAGGAACTGGCAGGCTTCTATCATTCGTTGGAGAGGCTGAAGGATCATCCGGATATGCAGAAATATATCCGCTGGGTGCAGAAGCAGGATCCGGAGAAAAGAATCACCACAAGAAAATCCAACCGACGGAGGCGGAAGTAGACGACATTACCTCTATGCGGAAAAGGAAAAGCCAGGGCGTTTCGCCCTGGCTTTTCCTGGTAGAAGGGCGAGCGCTGCTCGCTCTCGTGTGGGTCGCTTCTACGCGTTGGCTGTAATATTCTGGTCGTTAACGTCCGGGTCAAATGGGTTCGTAGAGCTCAGACCGTTGTTCGTAATGATCCAGTTTCCGGTATTCAGTGCTCCGGAACCGGAATTCGTTTTGGAACTGCTTTTCGGAGACAGATAAAACGAATCTCCAAAGTTGACTACGCCTCCGCCGACGCTGTTGATGCTGATGGGACCGACGATAGCCGGCATCGCAATCGCCTCCTTCGTGGTGCGATTCCTGCGTTATATATCTACAATATGCAGGGTGGGCTGTTAACGTTCGTCTAACAGAATACGGAAATGCTTTGTATAGTTGACGGCATCTATGTGGTCGATCCCTCCAATCTGGACGACAGCGGAAGTAGATGCACCCGTAATTCGGACGTTATCCACTTGAATCGACCCCGCGGGGTAGAAGTAGGAATCGACGGCCACAGGGCTGAGGGGGGGAGTGGAGGACCTGGAGAATATTAAAAAATCTTCAAAACGAAAAGGATCGGATTCAAATCTGGCGCCCTCTTTTTGAACGGCAAGCACCTTGGAGAAGGGAGCAGATCGATAGACGTCCCCAATGTCGAATACAGAACCGATGGCGAGGGACTGCAATTCTACATGGTCTGCATACACCATTCTCTTAACCATTCGGTTCCATCTCTACGTTGGAGTCTTCCAGTACCTCTTCGAATGGACCGATAATCAGCGATTCTGGTGGTGTATCGAAGAAAGACTGGAGGCGGATCGTTTTGTTATCCCCGATCAGAAAGACGGAAGATGCCGAGACACCTGTCACATGGATGTTCCCGACATGCAGGCCGTAGTTGTGCACAACATGGTTCACGGTTTATCATCCCCTTCAAGTGTTTGGAAATATTGAGCCATAGACTCCTGAATTTCTGTTTTGATCTGGTGATAGATCGTCTCTGCAGGAAGCTGTGGATTGTGGCTGCGATAGCTTTCCAGCCGTCTAGGCAGCTGTTTCTTTATATCTGTGATCATTCGTTCCTTATGGTCTTCCCGGATAGGGACGTTGTGATCGCATATATATTGGTCCATCCATGGCGGAACATCGGAAGCCATATAATTCTGCAGGGCATGAAGTACTTGCTCATCCGATTGAAGCGCCTGGTGTTGTGGATTGCTGTAAAGGTCGCCGATATCAGAAAGGTCGGACCCGTTTGGCGTCAGGCCGATCTGGAGAGTGCCTTCCAACGTCTCGATTTTCAATTGGTCGAAGTGGTATTCGATTTTTTCAATGACGGTTTTCGGTGGGGGATCCGTGTCTTTCATTTGTTCCACCTGTTTCTGGAGTTGTTCGATCACCTTCTGCTGTTGTTCCATCTGCTGCATCATCTGCTGGACCCACGCCTGCCATGATTGATAAGGATTCATATGCGTTCACCCCCTGTCTCATATGTATGAGAAAAAGGGACGTACTATGTTATGGAAAATGGAACCAGCGACCCTGCAGCTGTTTCTGGAATGACGACTTCTCCCTCGACCGGCTGGGCTTCCTGGGCGGGACCGGTGAACTTCCCGGAGTTATAAAGGTCGGCCTTCGCCTGAATAACGCCGGAGCTTCCTATCTGGACGACCGAGGAGTTCGAGACAGAGCCGATTCTTAATATATGGATATAGATCGATTGATGGACGGTAAGGTTCATGGAATCCCCCCCTATGCGTTGTTAAAGATCGGCTGATCGATCACTTCCGAGTCGTTGATATACGTATTGGCGCTGTTCAAATCGATGCGGATCCCGTCACCGGTGTTGAACGAACCGCCGCCGGCAAATGTTTTAGCCATGGCTTGAGGAGCCATGTTGTACACATCGCCGATGTTGAAAATACTGGATGACGAAATGGATATGACTTTGACGGCACCTACTTTAGCTGGCATATGAAAAAACTCCTTTCCACATATTATGAAACGTCGTTGTCTAAATGACGTAATAAAAGTAAAATAATCTTCATAGGGGGAATACATATGAAAACGACCGCTTCACCTTTACATGACACCGAACGTCTGGATTGGGTCGATGCGGCCAGAGGTCTTGCCATTTTCGGTATCTTCATGGTCAATGTACCTGCATTCAATGCTCCATACTTCCTGTATGGAGGCGAAGCAGTTTATTGGTCTTCGACGCTCAGCCATTCGGTACAGACGTTCATCGATATCTTCTTTCAAGCAAGCTTCTACACATTGTTTTCCTTTCTGTTCGGCTTTGGCATGCAGATGATGAAGGACCGATTGGAGTCGAGAAGGCTCGCCTATCGTTCTGTCCTTTTCCGCCGTCTGGTCGTCTTGATCTGCTTTGGGATGATTCATGCCTTCCTTATTTGGCACGGAGATATCCTTCTTTCTTACGGGGTACTCGGCATGGCGCTTCTCTTCTTTTTCCGTGTGGAAGCCCGGACGCTGCTCCACTGGGCATTTGGAATGCTGTCCTTCCTCGTTATTCCGCTCACATTCAGCCTCTACACCGTAAGGGATCAAATCCAGGGTATCGTTAATCAAGAAGCGATCGTGGAAGCAAAAATGAATTATGGGTCTGGTTCCTTTCCGGACATATGGCGGCAGAACTGGAGCGATTGGGCGTATGCTAATCAATGGGGAAATATTCCTTTTCTCGCTCTCAGTTTAATTCCGATGTTTCTCTTCGGCATGTATGTCTGCAGAAAGCGCTTCCTGCATGAGCCTCTGGACCACATGGCTTCCATTATTCGTTTATGGGTGGCGACGGGAGTGATCTTCTTTTTGTTCAAGGCGGTACCGCATTTCTTTGGTAACCCGGAATGGTTCCACCTTGCGCAGGACAGTATCGGCGGCTCGGCATCTGCCATTTTTTATATTTTATCTATTACACTACTGTTCCGGACGGAGTTTGGTGCGAAAATAGCAAGGCCGCTGACTTGGGTGGGGAGGATGTCCCTGTCCAACTATATCCTCCAATCGCTCCTCAGTTTCGTGCTTTTTTATTCCGTAGGCTTCGGTCTGTACGGGACCGTTCCGCCGTTTGGGAGCGCTCTGATCGTCGTGGCTTTCTTCATCATCCAAATCTTTCTCAGCAGGGCGTGGATGAAGAAGTTTCGTTACGGACCTTTGGAGTGGGTATGGAGAACAGGGACGTACGGAAAGAAACAGCCGTTGAAGCGGAAAGGTTCCGCAACTTCATAGGAGAAGGGGGCGTTAGGGATGAACCGGGAACAGCTTAATAAAGAAAGTAAGAAATGGGTGGAGCAGTCCATTATCACAGAAAGTCAACGGGAACAACTAATGGGGCTTTATCCGAAAAAGCAGAGTAAACCGATACTTGTCCTTTTTGCAGCCATTTTCATCGGACTCGGCTTCTTGACATTCGTGGCCTCCAATTGGTCTTACTTGACGAATATCGGCAGGATGGCCATTTTAATCGTTTCGCTGCTCGGTTTTTATGTGGCGGGTGAGCAGGTTTATCATAAAAGATCGAAGCAGATCGGAACGTCATTGATCATTGTCGCTGTCATGATTTTCGGTGCCAGCTTGTTCTTAATCGGGCAAATGTATCATTACAGCTCCTATAGTGCTCTTCCGTTCTTTCTTTGGGGTCTTGCCGCTTTCAGTTTATATGTTTTATTCAAAGAGGTGCCGTTTTACTATACGACGCTCGTCATCCTCTCTGTGGGGCAGTTATACAGCGGTCTCTTCCATCAGGACTATCATTTATGGATCGGGGTCCTCTTCCTTTTCGGCATAGGATGGGCTGTGTACCAGGAGCAGGGGGAGAGAAGTCAGGCAGCATTCGGTATCGGGTTTGTCATCCAGTCGATCGTCCTCGTATTCAGTGAAGGCATTCCATACTACTGGCTGCTTGCACTGTTCTTGTTCCTGTATGTAGCGGATGACTTTCTCATCCGTAAAGGAGCGAAGCATCTACTGAAGACCGTAAGTATTCTGGCTGTATTTATTATTCTTGTTTTTCAGGCTTTCTTCCTTGGAAACGTGTACGTTGGGGAACTAACGGAGTCTTCCCTTTATTTTTTCTTGGTATGGGCGGTGCTGTTCGTCTTTGCAGTGGTGCGATCGGCTGTCAGCTCCACTAACTATTACTGGATTGATTTGCTGCTTTTCGTTCCTGTCTTCCGCTTTATGTTTGGTGATTTCCTGTCCCTTGGACTGCTGTTCATCTATGCACTGCTCTGGCTCATCTCAGGCTACAGGCAGGAAGTGTCCAGATGGGTGAATAAAGGTACGGCGGCTTTCCTGATTGCGACACTTGTTGCTTATTTTCAACTGGCATGGAATTTTCTCGACCGCTCCTTGTTCTTCTTCCTGGGAGGATTACTTTTATTTGCTCTCAGCTTCTTCCTTGAGAAGAAGCGGCGGACGATTTATAGAGGAGGGGTAGAGCATGACTAAGCGGAAGTGGTATTACGCGTTGGTCCTTCTACAGGTGCTCTTCCTTGCAACGATGTCCGCTTCCTACTATGCGATGGACATATGGGGGAAAGAAATTACCCTGCGAACCGAGCCGATCGATCCCCGGGATCCTTTTTACGGTGATTACATACGACTCGAATACGAAGTAGAGACAATTCCTGAGGATCGTTGGAAAGTGGAAGAAGAGTTGAAGGAGGGAGAGCGGGTTTTCCTGATTTTACGAGATTCGGGAGAGGGTATTTATGAGCTGGATCGAGCGACTACGATGTGGCCTGAAACGGAAAAAGCAGTCGTACTTCAAGCGAAATACGAGAGGTATGACAGCGGTTCTTCGAACTATCATGTCGACATCGGGTTAAGCCGATATCATGTTCAAGAGAATACCGGTCTTTTATTGGAACGACGGGAAACGTTATTTGTCGACATCGTTCTAGCTCCCTGGAAGCAGAAGAAGATTTCTGAAGTGAAATAAAGTGGGAATTGTTCAAGGGAGAGAGAAGAGGGGTGCTTTGCAGGGGATGGACAGGAAGATTCCTGATCGCCGGGCTCTTCCTGGGTCTCACCTGTAATCGTTTCTTTAACTTATGGATCGTATTCCTTGCCTTAACGGTTCTTGACAATGAAAAGAGACAGCTCTGTATCAGAGCTGTCTCTTTTTTATCAGGATAAGACGGATTTGATCTGTTCAATCGCCCAGTCCAGATCTTTTTTGTCGATAATGAGCGGAGGGGCGAAGCGGATGACGTTCTCATGTGTTTCTTTGCAAAGCAGCCCTTTTTCTTTCAACTGTTCACAATACTTTCGGGCCGGCTCAGTCAGTTCAACTCCGATGAATAACCCTTTTCCGCGAACTTCTTTGATCTTCGGATTAGCGATTGATTTCAATTCCTTCATCATATAGGTGCCGAGTTCCAGGGAACGATCTGCGAGTTTCTCTTCTTCCAATACTTCCAGAGAAGCGACAGACACCGCACAAGCGAGTGGGTTCCCTCCGAATGTCGAACCGTGCGAGCCTGGGTTGAATACACCGAGGACATCTTTGTCAGCGACAACGCAGGAAATCGGGAAGACTCCTCCACCAAGTGCTTTACCGAGAATCAGCATATCCGGTGTGACATCCTCCCAGTCGCAGGCGAACGTCTTGCCGCTCCGTCCAAGACCTGCCTGGATTTCATCGGCAATGTAAAGGACGTTCGCTTCTTGGCAGATGTCGTACGCTTCTTTTAGGAATCCTTCCGGAGGAATGACGATACCGGCTTCCCCTTGAATCGGTTCAAAGAGGAAGGCAGCGGTATTTTCGGTGATCGCTTCTTTTAAAGCTTCCGCATCTCCGTAAGGAATCAGTTTGATTCCAGGAAGCATCGGACCGAAACCACGCTTGTATTCTTCTTCAGATGAGAGAGAAACGGCGCTCATCGTCCGGCCGTGGAAGTTACCGGTACAAGCGATAATCTCCGCCTTGTTATCGGGTACGTTCTTCACTTCGTAAGCCCATCGGCGTGCCGCTTTAATCGCTGTTTCCACCGCTTCTGCACCTGTGTTCATCGGCAGGGCCATCTCTTTGTTCGTCAATTTGCAGATCTTCTCGTACCACGGCCCGAGCTGATCATTATGAAAAGCACGTGAAGTGAGCGTCACACGTCCGGCCTGGTCATTCAAGGCCTGGATGATTTTCGGGTGACGGTGTCCCTGGTTCACGGCTGAGTAAGCGCTTAACATATCCATGTAACGATTTCCTTCAGGATCTTCCACCCATACGCCTTCGGCTCTTGCGATGACAATCGGAAGCGGGTGATAATTCTTCGCTCCGTATTCCTGGGTTTGATCAATAATGTGACGACTACTGATTACAGACATGCTATCCCTCCAAATTCATTTGAATCTTCCATCATTATAACAGGTTTCCTTTCTGTTTTCTTACTATTGGAAAGGTTTCGTCAAATAGTCCTGTGAAAGGGTGCGGGATGCACGAAATGGAGGGGAGTGTAATTGGGAAAGGAACACTTTTTGATAGGATATATCGAAACAATCGTGGTATCATAGCAATAGATACTTATGCAAAGGAGGAGAAGAACATGGCTCACTTACATATCACTTCATGGGTACTCGCACTCGTGCTGATCATCCTTGTTGTTTCATTCACGAAGAGCGGAAAAGCGAAAGCGGCGAAGATCTCCCATATGATCCTTCGGTTGGATTACCTGCTCATTCTATATTCCGGTGGATCGCTGTTCGCCAGCTACTCCGTTTACGGGGCGCTCGTTATCATTAAAGTACTTGCAGGTTTATGGGCAATTACGGCGATGGAAATGGCGTGTGTGAAGACGACGAAGGGCAAACCTGCCGGCATCTGGTGGGGACAGCTTGTCCTTGCGGTCATTCTGGCAATCATTCTCGGATTCGGCTATTTGCCGATGGGAATTCTGCCGGCATAAAAAAATAACGCTGCCTGCTTATTTGCAGGCAGCGTTTTATTTTTTATAAAAAGGGGGCAAAACTATTTGTCTGATGTTCTCCGTTACTTGGGGGATAACGGGATCACTTGATACTTATAATGATAATCATTCTCAATTGTGTTGTCAATAGTTTTATGACGTTTATTTCTGCCGGCAGAGCAGGCTGCCTTCCGCATAACAGGTAAGACGTGTTCATAGAATGAGTTGTGATGCTTTTTTATATGGAACGCATGTTATGAAAAGGATGGTGGATCAGATGTGCGGCATTGTCGGATGGGTGGATCTAGCACATAAAACCGATGGTAAAACAGCGATATTGGAAGATATGGCGAAAACACTGGAGCACCGTGGACCGGATGATTATCAGAAATGGATAGAGGGTCCGGCTGCCTTCGGACACCAGCGTTTGATCGTCGTCGATCCTCAAGGTGGAAAACAGCCGATGATCCGGAAGGCAAGGGGCGAAGAGTTCGTTCTCTGCTATAATGGAGAGCTTTATAATACCGAGGACGTCCGGGGGGAACTGAAAGCGTGCGGGTGGAGTTTTTCATCCCATTCGGATACGGAGGTCGTTCTCGTCAGTTACATGGAGTGGGGACCTGATTGTGTCGATCGTTTGAACGGCATTTTTGCTTTCAGTGTGTGGGAGCGGCAAAGACAGCGGCTTTTTCTCGCGCGCGACCGTCTCGGTGTTAAACCGTTGTTCTATAGTGACAGAGGTAACGGCGTTTTGTTCGCTTCGGAAATGAAGGCCATTCTTGCGCATCCCGACGTCCGCCCGACGGTCGATCGAAACGGCCTACATGAAATTCTATCCCTTGGACCGTCCCGTACACCTGGGGAAGGGATATTTACAGAGATTCAGGAAATCCGCCCCGGTCATAGTGCCGTATGGGAAAAAGGCAGATTCACGACCAGTCGGTATTGGAACGTGAAAAGTGAACCGCATGAAGACACGTTCGAACAGACGGTAGAGCGGGTGCGGGAATTATTCATGGATGCGTCCAAACGTCAGCTCATCTCAGACGTGAAGCTTGGAACCTTCCTGTCCGGCGGGGTTGACTCCAGCGCCATTACAGCGGTGGCAGCAGAACAATACAAGCAGGAACGGCGCGGGGCTTTGCAGACATTCTCGATTGATTATAAAGACCAGGATAAATTCTTCAAGAAGAACGCTTTTCAGCCGGACCGGGATGAAGCCTTCATCAATATGGTCCGTGACAGGCACGGCACCGATCACCTTGTAATGGAAGCGAAAACAGAGGATTTGGTGGGGCGCTTGAAACGGGCCGTTGAGTTGAGAGATTTACCTGGGATGGCCGATGTCGATTCTTCTCTCCTTTGGTTTTGTGAGGAAATTAAGAACCATGTGACGGTGGCGCTGTCTGGGGAATGTGCGGATGAAATCTTTGGCGGTTATCCTTGGTTCTATCGGAAAGAAGATAAAGAGCGGAACGGTTTTCCGTGGATCCGGTCACTGGATGAACGCGTCTCTCTCGTTCGCAGCGATCTTAAAGGTGATATTGATATTGAATGGTATATGCTCAAACGATATAAGGAAACCGTTGCGGAAACGCCGGTTCTTGCAGGCGAATCGGAAGGTGCCCGCAAACATAGAGAGATGTCCTATTTAAATATGAATTGGTTCATGCAGACGCTGCTTGAACGGAAAGACCGGATGAGTATGGGGGCGAGTCTTGAAGTACGGGTTCCGTTCAGCGATCACCGCTTGGTGGAATACGTTTGGAATGTACCATGGAGCATGAAGTTTTATAAGAATCAGGAGAAAGGATTGCTGCGTGAAGCGCTGAGAGGTATTCTCCCGGATGAGGTTTTGTTCCGGAAGAAGAATCCGTATCCGAAGACCTTCCACCCGGATTACACGAAAGCAGTATGCCGATGGATGGACGATGTCCTGAGTGACCAGGGTGCTCCTCTCTTCAACATATTCGACAGGGAAGAAGTACGTAAATTGAAGGAGTCGGAAGGGAAATCCATTGATACACCGTGGTTCGGGCAATTGATGACCGGTCCTCAGCTGATCGCGCACTTATGTCAAATCGATCATTGGCTCCGGACCTACAAGGTTCAACTGTAAGCCGCTGTCTCAAGCGGCTTTTTTGTTTTTTGAAAAGATTGTCAGAATAAATTGACCTTTACGACTGCGACCGCTAACCTAAAAAGAGGAAGGAGGCGTCCGGATGAAAAGGATGATCATCGCTTTTCTACTGATCCCGCTGTTTTTTGGCAGCGCTTTAACAGTACAGGCAGAAGAGAAGTGGCAGCAGGAAAGTATCTATTATATCGTGGTGGACCGTTTCATGAACGGATCGACAGCGAATGACGGGGAGTTGGACCTGGAGGACCCTTCCGCCTATCACGGGGGAGACTTGTCCGGGGTAAGAGACCAGTTGGACTACATAAAAGAACTAGGCTTTACGACTATTCAGCTATCTCCGATCATGTCTAGCGAATCGGACGGGTTTCATGGCTTCGGAGTAACGGACTATGAGACGGTGGAAGAGCACTTCGGTACGATGGAAGACGCGCGAAAGCTGGTTGCAGAAGCCCATGAAAAAGGAATGAAGGTCATCTTTGACATGCCGTACGGTTTTGTAGGTAACGCTCACCCGTGGCTCGAAGACCAACGTAAATCCAGCTGGTTTCTGGAGGAAACGCTGGAAGGCGACTCCTGGTTCGACGGACTCCCGAAGCTTGATACTTCCAATCCGGAGGTAGCAGATTATTATAGCGAGGTATGGAAGAAATGGGAAGAAGAAACCGATGTTGACGGTTTTCGCTTGATTACTTCCGGGGGAGCTGCTCCTCAAAATGACCTCCTGGTATTCTCAGAAACTTACGATGAAGAGAAGGAAGAACAGCAAACGCTCCGAGATGTTTTCCAAGCGGCGGGAGCATCGCTTGAGCCGCTGGCGCTTGGAGAGGGAGAACAGATTTGGGAACTGGATGACTTCCTCGGGTCACGTTTTACGCATGAAGCGGTGGAAGAGGGACAGAATCCGGTTACCCGGCTCCAGCTTGCCTGGACGTACCTCTATACGATTCCTGGCACGCCGCGCTTTTATTACGGTTCCGAGATCCCTTTGGATGATGGCGGGGATCCGTCTGAAATACCCATGATGAATTTTAAAGCAGGAGAGGAAGCCCTCAGTCAGCGGATTGAAAAGCTCCATTCCATGAGGGAGGAATTCCCTGCACTGACGAAGGGGAGCGTTCATGAGCTGTATAACGAAGAGGGGCTGCTTGTTTACGAAAGGTCCTATGAAGGAGAGCGGCTGATCATAGCCATCAATAATGCAGAAGCTACGAAGACGATGGAGCTGGATCACTTGGAAGGCGGTCTGCAGCTGAGCGGTCTGCTGGAGGACGGCATTATCCGGGAACAGCGGGACGGCGTCTACCGAATCGGCATGGAGAGGGAGACGGCGGACGTATTTGTGGTGGAAGCAGATAAAGGCTACAATTGGCTTTTCATCGGATTTGTCGGAGGAGTACTGCTTATCTTCGTACTCAGTGTCACGATGATAAGTATTAAAAATAGGAAGGATCAAACCGTGGAGTGAGTACTCCACGGTTTTTCATTTAGGAAGTCACTTCCGTCATTCCGTCTTCTTTTACACGCATAGCCCAAAGCTGCATATAGTGATAGTAACGGAGGGAACAGGAGGAGATAGCGATGCCGTCATTCATTAACATTTTCAACATTAAGATCAACAGTATAGCCAGTAACGGTTCCTTTAACATTGGTGATGCCTTTCATAATTCTCCAACGGCCAATACTAAATCCCAAGGACAGAACTCTTCATATGGGGATGTCTCCCCGACTTCATCCGGAATGGAGAACGTCTTTATAGACCCGGATATGAACGATATGGGGGAAGTTGCAAACCCGACCAATACCAATTCAGCTCAAGGATAACGAGGAAAGGATGCGAGGAAATGCCCTTTTTAATCAGTGTGTTTAATATAAAGACAAATGGTGTGACACAGAACGGTAATATCGATATCGGAGCGGTCGTCCATAACAGCCACACGGCGAATACGAAGCTGTATGGTGCAAACTTCTCCCTTGGAGATTGTTCGGTAACGAGTTCCTGCAACGCGAACGCTATCATAGACCCGGATGTAAGTGACCAAGATCAGAATGCCAACCCGTCTCTGCCTTTGACCAATCAACTGTAGAGATGAGAAAGGGGGAGGGCGCAAGTGGAAATGGATCGTTTAAAGGAATGGCTGGATGTCGCACAGCAATACCAGACCAGCACATTCTGGGGACACATATTCGAGAAGGCCAACTTGGATCAGGCAGAAGATCTTGTAAATATACAGAATAGAGGGGGCTCCTCCCCGTCTTCTTATCCGGCAGCGGATGTTTTTATGACAGACACTCATGTCATAATCTTTGTAGAAATGCCGGGGGTTAGGAAAGAAGATATCCAGTTATCCGGGAGCGGATCGAATTTGAGCATTAAAGGGCAGGTGAACCTGCCGATTGAAGGGGCCGTACCGGTGCAGCAGGAACGCGCCTTAGGGCCTTTTGAGAAAACGATCCCACTACCGGATACCATCGACAATAAACAGGTCAAGGCCACTTTCATAAACGGGCTTATGATGTTGAATTATCCAAGAAGTCCCGACACCCATAGAAATATCACCATCGAATGATCGCTTAGAAAGGATAGTTGGAGAGGAGGTGTATCCCTTTTTATGAATAATGGGAGTCTGTCATTAGAAGCTTTGAACAAAAGGATCTCCAAACTGGAAGCAGCCCAATCTAAACAAACTATACATACTCCAAAAACAGGAATGGGAAGCAGCAGGGGTATCAATCATAACGGCGTGCAGACGGAACATATTCTGAATGCATTAGATGAATACTTGACGAAGATCCTTTCCACTTATGAGCAGGAAATCGATCGATTGATGAAGCGTGTGGAGGATATGGAAAAGGAAATGGCTGCTTTGAATTCCGGGGGACGCGCCAATCCATCCTCTGTCTTTTTCATAGATCAATTGACCTGTGAGAAGTTGGAAACGAACAATCATATCGCCCAATTGGGTATCAATCAGCTCAAAGGTCGATTGGATATCGGGAGTACAAGAGAACAGCCGGAAACCAAGTGATATTACTTGATTTCCGGCTGTTGTTTTCCTGCAGGGGCCGGTTACATGGACTAAAGGCTCCGCTTATAGGGAATGTTTATTGATAACGATCATTCAGGAAAAATAACGCGATGGTTCCAGGTCCGGCATGAGCACCGATCGTGGCTCCGACATAGCCGATATGGATGGTTTCGGCACCGAACTGTTCCTTGATCATAGCAGCAAGCTGTTCTGCGCGCTCCACGTCGTCCCCGTGGCTGATGGCGATCCGCTGGCCGCTCAAATCCACGCCGCGTTCATCCATAACTTCCAGCATTCGTTTCAGAACTTTCTTCGAGCCGCGGATTTTCTCAAGCGGAATCAGCTTCCCATCCTCCATGTGGAGGAGCGGCTTGATTTTTAAAAGACTGCCGACAAAGGCCGCAGTCCGGCTTACCCGGCCCCCTCGCTGGAGGTATTCCAGATCATCAACCGTGAAGATGTGTTCCATATGCTCGGCGTGATATGTCCCTGTCTTAAGGATTTCTTCATAAGAAGCACCGTCGCTTGCCAGTTCGGCCACTCTCATTATGACAAGACCGTAGCCGAGTGAGGCTGCTTTCGTGTCTACGACATCAAAGACAGCTTCCGGGTACTCTTCTTTTACTTCCTGTTCGACCATTTTGGCAGTCTGATAGGTACCGGACAGTTCCGATGAGAAAGCGAAATAAATGAATGGTTGTCCTTCTGCCGCATAGCTGGTGAAAGCATCACGGAAAGCCTGCGGGGATACCTGCGCTGTCTTCAATGATTCCCCCGCGCGCATCCGGTCATAAACTTCTTTTGGTTCGATCGACGTTCTGTCCTCATATTCCTCGCCGTTCATAATAACCTTCAGAGGCAGGGAGTGGATCGATAAACGGTCTGTCGTTTCCAAGTCCAGATCGGCAGCCGAATCACATACTATTTGTACAGTCATAAACGTCACCTTCTATAT
This sequence is a window from Bacillus sp. SB49. Protein-coding genes within it:
- a CDS encoding ornithine--oxo-acid transaminase, with protein sequence MSVISSRHIIDQTQEYGAKNYHPLPIVIARAEGVWVEDPEGNRYMDMLSAYSAVNQGHRHPKIIQALNDQAGRVTLTSRAFHNDQLGPWYEKICKLTNKEMALPMNTGAEAVETAIKAARRWAYEVKNVPDNKAEIIACTGNFHGRTMSAVSLSSEEEYKRGFGPMLPGIKLIPYGDAEALKEAITENTAAFLFEPIQGEAGIVIPPEGFLKEAYDICQEANVLYIADEIQAGLGRSGKTFACDWEDVTPDMLILGKALGGGVFPISCVVADKDVLGVFNPGSHGSTFGGNPLACAVSVASLEVLEEEKLADRSLELGTYMMKELKSIANPKIKEVRGKGLFIGVELTEPARKYCEQLKEKGLLCKETHENVIRFAPPLIIDKKDLDWAIEQIKSVLS
- a CDS encoding YisL family protein — encoded protein: MAHLHITSWVLALVLIILVVSFTKSGKAKAAKISHMILRLDYLLILYSGGSLFASYSVYGALVIIKVLAGLWAITAMEMACVKTTKGKPAGIWWGQLVLAVILAIILGFGYLPMGILPA
- the asnB gene encoding asparagine synthase (glutamine-hydrolyzing): MCGIVGWVDLAHKTDGKTAILEDMAKTLEHRGPDDYQKWIEGPAAFGHQRLIVVDPQGGKQPMIRKARGEEFVLCYNGELYNTEDVRGELKACGWSFSSHSDTEVVLVSYMEWGPDCVDRLNGIFAFSVWERQRQRLFLARDRLGVKPLFYSDRGNGVLFASEMKAILAHPDVRPTVDRNGLHEILSLGPSRTPGEGIFTEIQEIRPGHSAVWEKGRFTTSRYWNVKSEPHEDTFEQTVERVRELFMDASKRQLISDVKLGTFLSGGVDSSAITAVAAEQYKQERRGALQTFSIDYKDQDKFFKKNAFQPDRDEAFINMVRDRHGTDHLVMEAKTEDLVGRLKRAVELRDLPGMADVDSSLLWFCEEIKNHVTVALSGECADEIFGGYPWFYRKEDKERNGFPWIRSLDERVSLVRSDLKGDIDIEWYMLKRYKETVAETPVLAGESEGARKHREMSYLNMNWFMQTLLERKDRMSMGASLEVRVPFSDHRLVEYVWNVPWSMKFYKNQEKGLLREALRGILPDEVLFRKKNPYPKTFHPDYTKAVCRWMDDVLSDQGAPLFNIFDREEVRKLKESEGKSIDTPWFGQLMTGPQLIAHLCQIDHWLRTYKVQL
- a CDS encoding alpha-amylase family glycosyl hydrolase, yielding MKRMIIAFLLIPLFFGSALTVQAEEKWQQESIYYIVVDRFMNGSTANDGELDLEDPSAYHGGDLSGVRDQLDYIKELGFTTIQLSPIMSSESDGFHGFGVTDYETVEEHFGTMEDARKLVAEAHEKGMKVIFDMPYGFVGNAHPWLEDQRKSSWFLEETLEGDSWFDGLPKLDTSNPEVADYYSEVWKKWEEETDVDGFRLITSGGAAPQNDLLVFSETYDEEKEEQQTLRDVFQAAGASLEPLALGEGEQIWELDDFLGSRFTHEAVEEGQNPVTRLQLAWTYLYTIPGTPRFYYGSEIPLDDGGDPSEIPMMNFKAGEEALSQRIEKLHSMREEFPALTKGSVHELYNEEGLLVYERSYEGERLIIAINNAEATKTMELDHLEGGLQLSGLLEDGIIREQRDGVYRIGMERETADVFVVEADKGYNWLFIGFVGGVLLIFVLSVTMISIKNRKDQTVE
- a CDS encoding spore germination protein → MPSFINIFNIKINSIASNGSFNIGDAFHNSPTANTKSQGQNSSYGDVSPTSSGMENVFIDPDMNDMGEVANPTNTNSAQG
- a CDS encoding spore germination protein, translated to MPFLISVFNIKTNGVTQNGNIDIGAVVHNSHTANTKLYGANFSLGDCSVTSSCNANAIIDPDVSDQDQNANPSLPLTNQL
- a CDS encoding Hsp20/alpha crystallin family protein, with protein sequence MDRLKEWLDVAQQYQTSTFWGHIFEKANLDQAEDLVNIQNRGGSSPSSYPAADVFMTDTHVIIFVEMPGVRKEDIQLSGSGSNLSIKGQVNLPIEGAVPVQQERALGPFEKTIPLPDTIDNKQVKATFINGLMMLNYPRSPDTHRNITIE